The genomic DNA TGGCAATGTTGGCAAAGCGGCCGCCCGCGTCCGACACGGCCTGCAGGTGCTGGCCCACCTGCAGGGCAAGCTCACGCGTGGGCGCGAGGATCAGCGCCTCCAAGGGGCGGTCGAACGACGTAGATGGGTGCTCGGCAATGTACTGCAGGATCGGCAGGCCGTACGCAAGCGTCTTGCCCGAACCCGTCTCTGCGACACcgaccacgtcgcgcggcgtcgcgtcgagACCGAGCGAGAGGGGGAGCGTTTCTGCCTGCACCTGCGTCGGCGTCTGGAAGCCGAGCTTGGCAAGCGCGCGCTTGATGGGCGCCAAAAGAGGGAAAACGCTCCAGCCCGGAAGCGCCGCATCCGCACCTTgctggtcgtcgtcgcctgcgtcgtcgtcttcgAGCAGCGActgctcgcgcgctgcaagcagcgccgcattAATATCGaggtcgccgtcgtcggcgaggtgcgccgcgcggcggtccttGGAGGACAGGGGGCGCGGCTGGGTATCAGAAGACGCCTCGGTGgcgtcctcggcgtcctcctcctcctcctcctcggcatcctcctcctcttcgtcATCGATCccgtcctcgtcttcgtcctcctcgtcgtcgatctCGGCCGCCTTGCGTTTGCCTTTCGGCTCGGCCTTTTTGCTCGGCTCGGCCTTTTTGCTCGGCTCGGCCTTCTTGcccgccttggccttctTGCTTGTCTCTTTTGTCTCATCACCCTTCTTTCTCTCCTCTCCCTTTCCTTCTTTTCCTTTCGCCTTGACAATCTTGGCGGTCTTGTTTTTTCCAGTGGCATCCTTCTCGTACACGACGTCGAATCCCTCGACGGCCTGCAGGCCCATGAAcccgtcgtcgtcgaggtcgagcgcatcaaAGCCGTCGTCGGTCGTTACATTCACGCTTTCTGCCTGCGAACTAAGCGGCATGCTCTTCCACGGCAAGTCGCCCTGGCGCATCGACGCcccgtgcgcgccgcgccgcttgcCCCCCGCCATGGTCCGTGGAGGAAACTTTTTTTGCTGCGTGGTGCACATGGCAGGCATGTGCCTCCacacgccggcgcgtcgcgcgtggcCAAACAAACACCGATCACgagcgcgctcgggcgAGCAAGGCGGGGTTTGCTTGCGACTGCGAGGGTCAGCCAGAGTATAGGATGGCGAGCGTGGAGGGTGTGCAAggcgtgctgcgtgagGCACAGGCGCATCCTGCCGGCGGGCATAGCCAGGACCTCCGCGAGAAGAagcgtcggcgccgtacgcgtCCGCACGAGGTCGACATCCTCATGTCGGCCTACCTGCAGAACGCATTTCCGAACGAAAAGACGCGGGAGCGGCTTGCACAGAGTGTCAACATGACGCCGCGGGCCGTCTCTATCTGGTTTCAGAACCGGCGTCAGGCGGAAAAGAAGCGCTCGCAGCGCtacggcgcgacgagcccaCACGCGCttggcgtgcgcgtgccggtgaCCGAGGTGCCCCCTaatgctgctgcgccggtgcaccgcgacctcgccaagctGGTCGGACCActgccgcacgcagcgcagcgccagggcACGATGCAGCGTGTCAAGAGCTCGCCGTGCATTTCGCTCACGACCAACGCACACGGCCACGCCCAGCTCGGACCGATAGAGGAGCAGAAGGACTGCGCGATCTGGCAGCGCATGgagagctcgagcgcatggagCGGCTCGAGTGATTTCGACGAGCCGTCGCCGGACCGGTCCcacgacgaagacgaggacgaaATGACGCTGCGTCggctggcgcagcgccgcaacgagcgcgtgcgcaagcgcgaggcgacggACGCTTCGGACGCGCGCCAGATGATCCAGGAGCGCgccagcacgcgccgcacgcacgcgccggcggcgcgcggcctgaAGCGCCACGCGTCGCTCAGCCTCGAGtttgccgcggcgcgcgaaaCGTCCCCGCCCGAGTCCAagccggcgctgcgccgcacagAGAG from Malassezia japonica chromosome 1, complete sequence includes the following:
- the YOX1 gene encoding Homeobox protein yox1 (COG:K; EggNog:ENOG503P33A); its protein translation is MASVEGVQGVLREAQAHPAGGHSQDLREKKRRRRTRPHEVDILMSAYLQNAFPNEKTRERLAQSVNMTPRAVSIWFQNRRQAEKKRSQRYGATSPHALGVRVPVTEVPPNAAAPVHRDLAKLVGPLPHAAQRQGTMQRVKSSPCISLTTNAHGHAQLGPIEEQKDCAIWQRMESSSAWSGSSDFDEPSPDRSHDEDEDEMTLRRLAQRRNERVRKREATDASDARQMIQERASTRRTHAPAARGLKRHASLSLEFAAARETSPPESKPALRRTESMPVRAPLQPIQAPTARPPAMRRPRLGAENVPPVRGLHPLRRATSASARMPLRADAHAYWPRAAPIPVTRRESSARSDALPAPAKSEEHDDSGFFDESSQSTIDVHSSPESAKHAMPNFTENDRQAVELLLGLGIVSSRRT